The Priestia megaterium NBRC 15308 = ATCC 14581 region TTTATGGACAATCCAATTAAATTAACCGCTTCTAGTGCTATATCTGCAATGATTCCACAAAAAATTATTGATAGCTTTAGAAATGGAATGATTAACAAGGGTAAGCCTGAAGGAGTAACAAAAGAAGATCTAAAGGCATCACTTGCAGAATTTAAAAATGAAATTCTGAACGAATTACAACTTAATAAAACAAACGAACCAAAAGAGCCTACTCTTAAACCAGCTAATAAGCGGGATTTGAGTAAGCTCTTTTTAAGTTTATAAAATTGGAGGAAGTCATAAATGACTATTAAATTTAACAAATCAGAAGCTATGAATGAGGCTAAGTCAAAATTAGCAGCGGTTTTAACAAATGCAGAATCTACAGAACAAGAACAAACAGCAGCCTTTCAAACTTATTTTGATACCTTGCAGCACGAAGTTGCAAACAACGTTCGTAAGCAAGTAAATGATGAAATGCTTGACCGCTCTATTCTTCAGCAACGTGGCCAAAATGTATTAACTTCTGCTGAAATGAAGTTTTTTAATGCGGTTGTACAAGATGGCGGTTTTAAGGATGATTCTATTCTTCCAGACACAACACAAGAACGTGTATTTGAAGATCTAGTAACAGAGCATCCATTATTAGATGCTTTAGGGTTACAAGATTTAGGTGCAGTAACACGTTTTATTTATTCAGATCCAGAAGGTGCAGCTGTATGGGGGCCATTATTTGGTGAAATTAAAGGCCAAATTAATGCTGCCTTCCATGAAAAACAAATTGGCCAATTAAAACTAACTGCCTTTGCTGCTATTCCAGATGATATGCTGCAATTAGGCCCGGTATGGGTGGAGCGATATGTACGAACAGTTATTGTAGAAGCTTATGCTGTAGGGTTAGAAAATGGATTTGTAAATGGTAATGGTAACAATCAGCCAGTAGGTCTATTAAAAGATGTTAACGCTGAAACGGGTGCAGTAACAGATAAAGCATCATCTGGTAAATTAACTTTTAAACCCGGTCGAACTACTGTAATTGAATTAAAAGACGTTGTTAAAGGTCTTTCTAAAAATGCAAAAGGCAAAAACAGAAAAGTTGCAGGGAAAATTGTTATGGTTGTTAACCCATTTGATAATTTTGATATTCAAGCCTCTGCTACTACTCAAAATGCAAATGGTGTATATGTAACAAATTTACCTTTTAACCCGCAAATTGTAGAATCTGAATTTGTTCCTGAAGGCAAAGTTATTTTCTTTGTTAAAGGTGAATATATCGCTGCTGTTGCTGGTAACTACCAATTGAAAAAATTTGATCAGACGTTAGCTATTGAGGATGCAATTCTTTACACAATCAAGCGCTTTGCAAATGGTTTACCAAAAGATAATAAAGCGTCTGCTGTTTATGACTTGGAAATTGATGAATCTTTAGAAGCGGAAGCACCCGCAGGAGCATAAAGGAGCTGAAGTGATTGGAAATCACAGATAAATTACTTCAGGAATTTAAAGATAGAATGCATTTTACACATAAAGGGGAGGACAGCAATTTAAAAGAATTGTTGTCCTTTTCTATTGACGATATTACACGGAAATGTGGAGCATTTAACATTGAAGAAAACAAGGGAGCAAAAGAATTAGTCTTTGAGCGTACCCGCTACGCTTACAATGATGCTCTTGAATACTTTGACAAGAATTTTCAAAGTCAAATTAACAGTGTAGGTTTTTCTATAACTATGGGAACTACAGAAGGTGATCCAGATGCAGCCATTTAAATATACGCCTCCAAGAATTCATACAGGGGAATTAAAAACATGGGTTACTTTTTATGAAGCTAAAGAGAACGAAGGGCCATTACCAGGAGAGAATCCAAGGAACGTCCTTTATGAATGTTGGGCCAAAGTTGATGAAGTATGGACTAAAGATATAGAAATTGCCAAGTCAAATGGTACTTTATCAGACTTAACCATTTCTATTAGAGATCCTAGAGGTGATTATTCACCAACAAACAAACATTATGTGCAAGTTCATACCCCTGAATATGAGGGTTTAAGATACAACATTAAACAGGCTTTTCCTGACTTACAGAACCGAGATTTCATTAAGGTTATAGCCGAGGTGTCAAAATGAGTGTTCAAATTAAAGGTTTAAATAACCTGTTAGCGGATTTAGAAAAACGCCTTGGCCCTGCTAAAGTAAAAAGTATTAGTGACCAGGCTTTAAAAGAGGGCGCAAAAGTTTTTGTAAAGGAATTAAAGGCGCAATTTGAATCCTTTAAAGATACTGGTGCATCCATTGATGAAATTACGATTTCAGAGCCAGAGTATGTTGCTGGTGTAAGAACAATTAAAATACATTGGCGTGGCCCTAAAGACAGGTATCGGATCATTCACCTTAATGAATGGGGAACGGTTAAAAACCCTAACCCTAAAGGTAAAGGAGCTATTGCCAGAGCCATGCGTAATGCGGAAAATGCCTATAAAGCAGCGGTGAGAGAAGCTGTAAGGAGAGGTATTTAATGCTCTATAAAGTATACGATGTACTAAATACTAGTGATCTTATTAAAGAAAAAGTAGGAAAACAAATTAAGTTTTATAAGTACCCATCTACTGATAATATGCAAG contains the following coding sequences:
- a CDS encoding phage head completion protein; its protein translation is MQPFKYTPPRIHTGELKTWVTFYEAKENEGPLPGENPRNVLYECWAKVDEVWTKDIEIAKSNGTLSDLTISIRDPRGDYSPTNKHYVQVHTPEYEGLRYNIKQAFPDLQNRDFIKVIAEVSK
- a CDS encoding phage major capsid protein: MTIKFNKSEAMNEAKSKLAAVLTNAESTEQEQTAAFQTYFDTLQHEVANNVRKQVNDEMLDRSILQQRGQNVLTSAEMKFFNAVVQDGGFKDDSILPDTTQERVFEDLVTEHPLLDALGLQDLGAVTRFIYSDPEGAAVWGPLFGEIKGQINAAFHEKQIGQLKLTAFAAIPDDMLQLGPVWVERYVRTVIVEAYAVGLENGFVNGNGNNQPVGLLKDVNAETGAVTDKASSGKLTFKPGRTTVIELKDVVKGLSKNAKGKNRKVAGKIVMVVNPFDNFDIQASATTQNANGVYVTNLPFNPQIVESEFVPEGKVIFFVKGEYIAAVAGNYQLKKFDQTLAIEDAILYTIKRFANGLPKDNKASAVYDLEIDESLEAEAPAGA
- a CDS encoding HK97-gp10 family putative phage morphogenesis protein, which produces MSVQIKGLNNLLADLEKRLGPAKVKSISDQALKEGAKVFVKELKAQFESFKDTGASIDEITISEPEYVAGVRTIKIHWRGPKDRYRIIHLNEWGTVKNPNPKGKGAIARAMRNAENAYKAAVREAVRRGI